A single genomic interval of Chitinophaga sp. 180180018-3 harbors:
- a CDS encoding heparan-alpha-glucosaminide N-acetyltransferase domain-containing protein — MKKRIASLDILRGMIMVVMALDHVRDFTTNTRFSPTDLAQTTPALFFTRWITHFCAPVFIFLAGTGAFFYGVKQHNPAQLSRFLWTRGLMLVIFEFTIMNFANTFNFNYNLIILLVLWVIGMCMIIMAALVRLPVKWIAAIGLLLILGHNALDGIKAERFGSLRAVWMILHVPGVLTIFGKTTVVFAYPIIPWIGVMAVGYSFGPVFQMEVRRRRKILWQLGIATILAFVLIRGINIYGDPVPWSSQKNTLFTFLSFLNTNKYPPSLCFLLMTLGPAFVLLAVIETGTGKVGEFFIVYGRVPLFYYIVHFYLIHIFSLVLGVIQGFPATNFLQFVDGFPAGYGLNLWGVYGVWILTVLVMYPLCKWYGGLKSRSSSVLLSYV, encoded by the coding sequence ATGAAAAAACGCATTGCTTCTCTGGATATACTGCGAGGCATGATAATGGTAGTCATGGCGCTAGACCATGTCAGAGATTTCACTACCAACACCCGGTTCAGCCCTACCGACCTGGCGCAAACCACCCCTGCCCTGTTTTTCACCCGGTGGATCACGCATTTCTGTGCTCCCGTATTTATATTCCTCGCCGGTACCGGCGCTTTCTTTTATGGTGTAAAGCAGCATAACCCTGCGCAACTCTCCCGTTTTCTGTGGACCCGCGGCCTGATGCTGGTTATCTTTGAATTCACCATTATGAATTTTGCGAATACCTTTAATTTCAATTACAATCTTATTATACTGCTGGTACTCTGGGTGATTGGTATGTGCATGATCATTATGGCTGCACTGGTACGTCTCCCGGTTAAATGGATAGCTGCCATAGGCCTGCTGCTCATACTGGGACATAATGCGCTGGATGGCATTAAGGCAGAGCGCTTTGGCTCCCTGCGTGCAGTATGGATGATATTGCATGTGCCAGGGGTGTTAACCATCTTCGGAAAAACAACAGTGGTATTCGCGTATCCCATCATACCCTGGATAGGCGTAATGGCCGTTGGTTATAGCTTCGGCCCTGTATTTCAGATGGAAGTGCGTCGAAGAAGAAAGATACTATGGCAGCTGGGTATTGCCACCATATTGGCATTTGTACTGATCAGGGGTATAAATATTTATGGAGATCCTGTACCGTGGTCTTCTCAAAAAAACACGTTGTTTACCTTTCTCTCTTTTCTCAATACCAACAAATACCCGCCTTCTCTCTGTTTCCTGCTGATGACATTAGGGCCTGCATTTGTATTATTGGCTGTTATAGAGACAGGAACAGGCAAGGTGGGCGAATTTTTCATCGTGTATGGCAGGGTGCCGCTCTTTTATTATATCGTACATTTTTACCTGATCCATATTTTTTCACTGGTACTGGGCGTCATACAAGGCTTTCCTGCAACAAACTTCCTGCAATTCGTTGATGGCTTTCCGGCTGGTTACGGATTAAACCTGTGGGGGGTATATGGTGTGTGGATTTTAACGGTGCTGGTAATGTATCCGCTCTGCAAATGGTATGGTGGTTTGAAAAGCAGGAGTAGTAGTGTGTTGTTGAGTTATGTTTGA
- a CDS encoding sigma-70 family RNA polymerase sigma factor — protein sequence MDHLHDQELLALLKEGNHHAYEQLFVRYWKLVFTIAHHKCGDEHAALDIVQDIFFHLWENRQQLLITGNFTAWLTAVVKHKVIDWYRATKSRDQQKAMLLLQLQSQSAGEEKAVNHAAIRQLQTDFHNAVEQLPERMKAVYLMSHHANLPIAEIARKLSLKPQSVKNHLQKAKEKLRKMLEHHLSLFW from the coding sequence ATGGACCATCTGCATGATCAAGAGTTACTTGCATTGCTGAAAGAAGGCAACCACCATGCTTATGAGCAATTATTTGTCCGTTACTGGAAGCTGGTCTTTACAATAGCGCACCATAAATGCGGCGATGAACATGCCGCCCTCGACATTGTCCAGGATATATTTTTTCACCTATGGGAAAACAGGCAGCAGCTCCTTATTACCGGTAATTTTACTGCCTGGCTAACTGCCGTGGTCAAACATAAGGTGATCGACTGGTACCGGGCAACAAAATCACGGGATCAACAGAAAGCAATGCTGCTGTTGCAATTACAGTCACAATCGGCCGGAGAAGAAAAAGCAGTTAACCACGCCGCTATCCGTCAGCTGCAGACCGATTTCCATAATGCTGTTGAACAGCTCCCCGAACGCATGAAAGCCGTCTACCTGATGAGCCATCATGCCAACCTGCCTATTGCAGAAATAGCGCGTAAGCTGTCGCTAAAACCTCAAAGCGTAAAGAATCATTTGCAAAAAGCAAAGGAGAAACTCCGTAAAATGCTGGAGCATCACTTATCATTGTTCTGGTAA
- a CDS encoding FecR domain-containing protein has protein sequence MEQSPQPINDLLQKYLQGACTPAEEKMVDEWYDQLAITSGTFTDEQSRLKEAYLRERLPALPARLRVSRKRILARVSIAAALTGILVTTSIYGYRYLRSRTEKNYTWQLASTNNQQKKILLPDGTEVWLNRFSQLEWQEPSTDSIRLVKLQGEALFRVSTHPTRPFVVQAAGTRTIVLGTAFNVEAYTDEKQVKVALLSGKVRFHPADTVADALLQPGKMAIWSKELNSMQVTNVSDNVSAWTTGFTVFNEVPLSEAIERLAKRNNWQVIWKNKNRPQTPVSATFARETPAQMLAGITFIHQLKYRLQGNTLVIY, from the coding sequence ATGGAACAATCACCGCAACCCATTAACGACCTGTTGCAAAAGTATCTGCAGGGAGCATGCACGCCAGCCGAGGAAAAAATGGTGGATGAATGGTACGATCAACTGGCCATCACATCCGGCACGTTTACCGACGAGCAAAGCAGGCTTAAAGAGGCTTACCTCCGCGAACGCCTGCCTGCCCTGCCTGCCCGATTGCGCGTTTCCCGCAAACGCATATTAGCACGGGTGAGCATAGCGGCAGCCCTTACCGGCATACTGGTCACCACCTCCATATACGGCTATCGCTACCTTCGCAGCCGCACTGAAAAAAACTATACCTGGCAACTGGCATCCACCAATAATCAACAGAAAAAGATCCTGCTGCCCGATGGTACGGAGGTATGGCTCAACAGGTTCTCTCAGCTGGAGTGGCAGGAACCATCAACTGATAGCATCCGGCTCGTAAAGTTGCAGGGGGAAGCGCTATTCCGCGTTTCCACTCATCCAACACGGCCGTTTGTAGTGCAGGCTGCCGGCACGCGTACCATTGTGCTGGGTACAGCGTTTAACGTAGAAGCCTATACGGATGAAAAACAGGTGAAGGTAGCGCTGCTGAGTGGGAAAGTCCGCTTCCACCCTGCGGATACTGTTGCTGATGCCCTGCTCCAACCGGGTAAAATGGCGATCTGGTCAAAAGAACTTAACAGTATGCAGGTAACAAATGTGAGTGATAATGTAAGTGCCTGGACAACCGGCTTCACCGTATTTAATGAAGTACCGCTGTCAGAAGCTATTGAAAGGCTGGCAAAACGCAATAACTGGCAAGTGATCTGGAAGAATAAAAACCGCCCGCAAACGCCTGTATCCGCCACTTTTGCAAGGGAAACACCCGCTCAGATGCTGGCAGGCATTACTTTCATACATCAACTGAAATACCGCTTACAGGGAAATACATTAGTCATCTATTAA